A window from Citrus sinensis cultivar Valencia sweet orange chromosome 5, DVS_A1.0, whole genome shotgun sequence encodes these proteins:
- the LOC102612748 gene encoding protein CYPRO4 isoform X2, translated as MGGSHSREDLDISDSEDEYETEREHEEEDNYEDCKDETPDRSSSSSSRRRPKTPSSLDEVESKLKALKLKYPSAAQNPNAVKLYLHIGGNTPKAKWVTSEKLTSYSFLKTSRIDGRGEEEEDDDDGEGECEDPFWVLKVGFKIRVKVSAEMQLKTFKDQRRVDFVAQGVWAMKFLSDDDYKIFVTKFQDCLFENTYGYESNEANKLKVYGKDFIGWAKPEAADDSMWEDADDSLLKSPGSATPLRANQDLTEEFEEEANVGIQSLALGALDNSFLVSDSGIQVVKNYSDGIHGKGGFVNFSGGNYRSSSNLVHSTPKKALLMRAETSMLFMSPMSDAKPHNTGLHQLDIETGKIVTEWKFEKDGTDITMRDIANDSKGAQLDPSGSTFLGLDDNRLCRWDMRDKNGIVQNLANAGAPVLNWSQGHQFSRGTNFQCFASTGDGSIVVGSLDGKIRLYSSNSMRQAKTAFPGLGSPIRYVDVTYDGRWILGTTDTYLILICTLFTDKNGTTKTGFNGRMGNKIAAPRLLKLTPLDSHLAGVNNKFHKAQFSWLLHWRITQGRCAFHAQKF; from the exons ATGGGTGGGTCTCACAGTCGCGAAGATCTCGATATCTCAGACTCCGAAGATGAATATGAAACGGAACGTGAACATGAAGAAGAAGACAACTACGAGGACTGCAAAGATGAAACCCCGGATAggtcctcttcttcttcttcgagACGCAGACCCAAAACGCCTTCGTCTCTGGACGAAGTGGAATCTAAGCTTAAAGCCTTGAAACTCAAGTACCCATCAGCTGCTCAAAACCCTAACGCCGTCAAGCTTTACCTTCACATCGGTGGCAACACACCAAAAGCCAAATGGGTCACTTCCGAGAAACTCACTTCTTATTCGTTCCTCAAAACGTCAAGAATCGACGGCCGtggtgaagaagaagaggatgatgatgatggagaAGGCGAATGTGAAGACCCTTTTTGGGTATTGAAAGTTGGTTTTAAGATTCGAGTCAAAGTCTCCGCGGAGATGCAATTGAAGACCTTTAAAGATCAACGTCGTGTTGATTTCGTGGCACAAGGTGTGTGGGCTATGAAGTTTCTTAGTGACGAcgattacaaaatttttgttactaAGTTTCAAGATTGTTTATTTGAGAACACTTATGGGTATGAATCTAATGAAGCAAACAAGCTGAAGGTCTATGGCAAGGATTTTATTGGGTGGGCTAAGCCTGAAGCGGCTGATGATTCGATGTGGGAGGATGCAGATGATAGTCTCTTGAAAAGCCCTGGGTCAGCAACTCCATTAAGGGCTAATCAAGATTTGACAGAGGAGTTTGAAGAGGAGGCCAACGTAGGGATACAAAGTTTGGCGTTGGGTGCACTGGATAATAGTTTCTTGGTAAGTGATTCCGGTATCCAGGTTGTTAAGAACTATAGCGATGGCATTCATGGGAAAGGTGGTTTTGTGAATTTCAGTGGTGGCAATTATAGGAGCAGTTCCAATTTGGTCCATTCCACACCTAAAAAGGCACTTCTTATGAGAGCTGAGACTAGTATGTTATTCATGAGTCCAATGAGTGATGCAAAGCCTCATAATACTGGGTTACATCAGCTTGATATTGAGACAGGAAAGATTGTTACAGAATGGAAGTTTGAGAAAGATGGGACTGATATTACAATGAGAGATATCGCAAATGACAGTAAAGGGGCACAATTAGATCCTTCAGGTTCCACATTTTTAGGATTGGATGACAATAGGCTTTGCAGATGGGACATGCGTGATAAAAATGGCATTGTTCAAAATCTTGCAAATGCTGGCGCACCTGTGTTGAATTGGTCGCAGGGGCATCAATTTTCCAGGGGGACTAATTTTCAATGCTTTGCAAGTACTGGTGATGGCTCAATTGTTGTTGGGTCTCTTGATGGAAAGATTCGGTTGTACTCGAGCAATTCTATGAGACAGGCCAAAACAGCTTTTCCTGGCCTGGGGTCACCTATTAGGTACGTGGATGTTACCTATGATGGAAGGTGGATATTGGGGACTACTGACACCTACTTGATCCTTATCTGCACACTTTTTACTGACAAGAATGGTACAACAAAGACTGGTTTTAATGGTCGTATGGGAAATAAGATTGCTGCCCCGAGATTGCTGAAGCTGACTCCTCTGGATTCACATTTGGCTGGAGTTAATAATAAGTTTCATAAGGCTCAGTTTTCTTGG TTACTTCACTGGAGAATTACTCAAGGGAGATGTGCTTTTCATGCTCAGAAATTTTGA
- the LOC102612748 gene encoding protein CYPRO4 isoform X1 codes for MGGSHSREDLDISDSEDEYETEREHEEEDNYEDCKDETPDRSSSSSSRRRPKTPSSLDEVESKLKALKLKYPSAAQNPNAVKLYLHIGGNTPKAKWVTSEKLTSYSFLKTSRIDGRGEEEEDDDDGEGECEDPFWVLKVGFKIRVKVSAEMQLKTFKDQRRVDFVAQGVWAMKFLSDDDYKIFVTKFQDCLFENTYGYESNEANKLKVYGKDFIGWAKPEAADDSMWEDADDSLLKSPGSATPLRANQDLTEEFEEEANVGIQSLALGALDNSFLVSDSGIQVVKNYSDGIHGKGGFVNFSGGNYRSSSNLVHSTPKKALLMRAETSMLFMSPMSDAKPHNTGLHQLDIETGKIVTEWKFEKDGTDITMRDIANDSKGAQLDPSGSTFLGLDDNRLCRWDMRDKNGIVQNLANAGAPVLNWSQGHQFSRGTNFQCFASTGDGSIVVGSLDGKIRLYSSNSMRQAKTAFPGLGSPIRYVDVTYDGRWILGTTDTYLILICTLFTDKNGTTKTGFNGRMGNKIAAPRLLKLTPLDSHLAGVNNKFHKAQFSWVTENGKQERHLVATVGKFSVIWNFQQVKNGSHECYQNQEGLKSCYCYKIVLKDDSIVDSRFMHDKFAVSDLPEAPLVIATPMKVSSFSISSRQC; via the exons ATGGGTGGGTCTCACAGTCGCGAAGATCTCGATATCTCAGACTCCGAAGATGAATATGAAACGGAACGTGAACATGAAGAAGAAGACAACTACGAGGACTGCAAAGATGAAACCCCGGATAggtcctcttcttcttcttcgagACGCAGACCCAAAACGCCTTCGTCTCTGGACGAAGTGGAATCTAAGCTTAAAGCCTTGAAACTCAAGTACCCATCAGCTGCTCAAAACCCTAACGCCGTCAAGCTTTACCTTCACATCGGTGGCAACACACCAAAAGCCAAATGGGTCACTTCCGAGAAACTCACTTCTTATTCGTTCCTCAAAACGTCAAGAATCGACGGCCGtggtgaagaagaagaggatgatgatgatggagaAGGCGAATGTGAAGACCCTTTTTGGGTATTGAAAGTTGGTTTTAAGATTCGAGTCAAAGTCTCCGCGGAGATGCAATTGAAGACCTTTAAAGATCAACGTCGTGTTGATTTCGTGGCACAAGGTGTGTGGGCTATGAAGTTTCTTAGTGACGAcgattacaaaatttttgttactaAGTTTCAAGATTGTTTATTTGAGAACACTTATGGGTATGAATCTAATGAAGCAAACAAGCTGAAGGTCTATGGCAAGGATTTTATTGGGTGGGCTAAGCCTGAAGCGGCTGATGATTCGATGTGGGAGGATGCAGATGATAGTCTCTTGAAAAGCCCTGGGTCAGCAACTCCATTAAGGGCTAATCAAGATTTGACAGAGGAGTTTGAAGAGGAGGCCAACGTAGGGATACAAAGTTTGGCGTTGGGTGCACTGGATAATAGTTTCTTGGTAAGTGATTCCGGTATCCAGGTTGTTAAGAACTATAGCGATGGCATTCATGGGAAAGGTGGTTTTGTGAATTTCAGTGGTGGCAATTATAGGAGCAGTTCCAATTTGGTCCATTCCACACCTAAAAAGGCACTTCTTATGAGAGCTGAGACTAGTATGTTATTCATGAGTCCAATGAGTGATGCAAAGCCTCATAATACTGGGTTACATCAGCTTGATATTGAGACAGGAAAGATTGTTACAGAATGGAAGTTTGAGAAAGATGGGACTGATATTACAATGAGAGATATCGCAAATGACAGTAAAGGGGCACAATTAGATCCTTCAGGTTCCACATTTTTAGGATTGGATGACAATAGGCTTTGCAGATGGGACATGCGTGATAAAAATGGCATTGTTCAAAATCTTGCAAATGCTGGCGCACCTGTGTTGAATTGGTCGCAGGGGCATCAATTTTCCAGGGGGACTAATTTTCAATGCTTTGCAAGTACTGGTGATGGCTCAATTGTTGTTGGGTCTCTTGATGGAAAGATTCGGTTGTACTCGAGCAATTCTATGAGACAGGCCAAAACAGCTTTTCCTGGCCTGGGGTCACCTATTAGGTACGTGGATGTTACCTATGATGGAAGGTGGATATTGGGGACTACTGACACCTACTTGATCCTTATCTGCACACTTTTTACTGACAAGAATGGTACAACAAAGACTGGTTTTAATGGTCGTATGGGAAATAAGATTGCTGCCCCGAGATTGCTGAAGCTGACTCCTCTGGATTCACATTTGGCTGGAGTTAATAATAAGTTTCATAAGGCTCAGTTTTCTTGG GTCACTGAGAATGGCAAGCAGGAACGCCACCTGGTCGCAACTGTAGGCAAGTTCAGTGTGATATGGAACTTTCAACAGGTGAAGAATGGTTCTCATGAGTGCTACCAGAATCAGGAGGGCCTGAAGAGCTGTTACTGCTATAAAATAGTTCTCAAGGATGACTCCATTGTTGATAGTCGTTTCATGCATGACAAATTTGCAGTCAGTGATTTGCCCGAGGCACCCCTGGTCATAGCAACACCCATGAAAGTCAGTTCCTTCAGCATATCTAGCAGGCAGTGCTAA
- the LOC102613058 gene encoding photosystem I chlorophyll a/b-binding protein 5, chloroplastic yields MAVAVGRGFLLQPSSSSSFICNDVNKSSIGITSAFLPAKSGTTRRYLATVVRAQQRPTWLPGLDPPPYLDGTLAGDFGFDPLGLGEDPESLRWYVQAELVHARFAMAGVAGILFTDLLRVTGIRELPVWYEAGAVEFKFASTRTLFIVQLLLMGFAETKRYMDYISPGSQTKEGSFFGLEAALEGLEPGYPGGPLLNPLGLAKDIRNAREWKLKEIKNGRLAMVAMLGIFVQASVTHVGPIDNILEHLSDPWHKTIIQTLANSGS; encoded by the exons aTGGCAGTTGCAGTTGGAAGAGGCTTCCTCCTTCAGCCTTCCTCTTCATCGTCCTTCATTTGTAACGACGTAAATAAATCGTCAATAGGTATCACTAGCGCATTTCTGCCTGCCAAATCAGGAACCACTCGACGTTATTTGGCAACTGTGGTTCGAGCCCAGCAGCGACCAACATGGCTCCCTGGACTCGACCCTCCTCCCTACCTTGATGGAAC TTTGGCTGgagattttggatttgatcCACTTGGGCTTGGAGAGGATCCGGAGAGCTTAAGGTGGTATGTGCAGGCAGAGTTGGTGCATGCCCGTTTTGCTATGGCTGGAGTTGCTGGAATTCTTTTCACAGAT TTACTCCGCGTAACGGGGATCCGAGAGTTACCAGTCTGGTATGAAGCCGGTGCAGTTGAATTCAAGTTTGCCAGCACAAGAACTTTGTTCATCGTGCAACTACTATTGATGGG CTTCGCTGAAACCAAAAGGTATATGGATTACATTAGTCCTGGATCACAAACCAAAGAGGGATCCTTCTTTGGATTGGAAGCTGCGCTGGAAGGTTTAGAACCTGG CTACCCTGGAGGTCCTCTGCTAAATCCTCTTGGCCTGGCTAAAGATATCAGAAATGCTCGCGAATGGAAGCTTAAAGAGATTAAGAATG GACGACTTGCAATGGTAGCTATGCTTGGTATCTTTGTGCAAGCTTCTGTGACTCATGTTGGTCCAATTGATAACATTTTGGAGCACCTCTCCGATCCATGGCACAAAACCATTATCCAGACCCTTGCTAACTCTGGCTCATAA